ACTAGATGAACCaaattttaaaagatcaaataaGTCAGACTCGCCCCAAGGATAGCTTGGATGGTAAAGTATGGTGAGCCCCTGCCAAGAGGCCAGGAGTTCAATCTCTCATGTATTTGTCATATCAGCTTTGAGTTTACCATACAGCCATACAGGGCTCGTTACGACTTAAGACAAGACATAATTAAAGCTCAAGAAACTTCCAGCCTTTAAAACCAAGAATGCTACGCATTTTCAGCTCAATAATTGCTCAAATTGACATAATTCTAAACACAACAAAAAAACCTGCAGCCCATCAAGCTTCATTTGAAAATTAGAAGCACAATTAACAACTAATTTGACCACCATTAACACTTAACAGCCATCAACGACCCTTAAAATCTGAATTTTGAACAGTCACTTTGTCAGCATGTAATAGCCAAATAACGAGTGTTTACGGCCATTaagatgatgattatgaaaactATTACGAATTCCTCCTCATTCTAACCTATAAACACCACCCCAAATATGAATGAAATCATACCAATCACAAAGCATTTCTCTCCCTATTTTCGAGTTTCCCTACAACAATTTGTTTGAGCACAAGTGCTACCAATTCCAAGCTAAAACTCTGTCAAAACTTGGGTAGGAAGGTGTAGAAATATGTGACATATTCTAGTTCCCTTATCTTAGGAATTCCCGATAGTATATTTAAGTTTTAAACTCTTGATAGTATCAAGGGTTGTTAGagttgttattttgtttccttGATTATAGTTTGTTAGTTTTTTCTTCTCTTGTATTTAAACTCTGATTGATGAATAATAAGAATAAGCCTCAAGGCATATTTTGTCTCAGATTtctttatggtatcagagcgatgaCAAAATATGGAAACAACTATGGCTTCGCCTCGACTTCATCTGATCCTTCTACAAACTCCCAACCAAACACAGATCACTTCTCTACCCAAGTCACGAGTCACAAACTCAATGGACAAAATTATTTGCAGTGGTCTCAATCTGTCTTAATGTTCATTTGTGGTAAAAGCAAGGATGATTATATCACAGGTGCCACTACAGCTCCGAAGGAAGATGATTCTGCATTCAAAGCGTGGAAAGCCAACAATAATATGGTCATGTCATGGCTTGTCAACTCCATGACTCCTGAAATTGGTGAGAATTTTCTGCTATATGCCACTGCTGCCGAGATTTGGGAAGCAGCCAAAGTAACCTTCTCCAGTTCTGAAAACACTTCCGAAGTGTTTGAAACTGAGAGCCTCCTCTATGAGCTAAGGCAAGGTGATCTCTCTGTCACTCAATATTTTAGCTCCCTCACGAGACATTGGCAGAAAATAGATCTCATCGACACTCAAAAGTGGACTTGTCCTAAAGATGGTAAACTCTATAGACAAATCGTTGAAACCAAGCGTGTCTTTAAGTTCTTGTCTGGACTCAACAAAGAACTGGATGAGGCCCGTGGGCGTGTCATAAGCATCAAGCCATTACCCTCACTCAGAGAGGTATTCTCTGTTATTCGACATGAAGAGAGTCGAAGGAAAATTATGATGTGTGATTCCACAACTCCTGGCTCAGATGCTTCTGCTTTGGCAGCCTCTGTTGAAACACATAATCAGGTACATGCTACCAAGGTTTCAAATGACAAAAGGAACCTCAAAACACGTCCCTATTGTGAGCATTGCTGTCGTCCAGGACACACGAGAGAAACATGCTAGAAGATTCATGGCAAGCCTCATGACTGGAAGCCATCTCGATCCATTGAGCAAGAGTCCCGAGGAAATGCAGTCTCAACCACACTATTTAGCAAGGATCAGTTAGAACTTCTCCAGAGTTTAATCAACCAGTCACATCAAATTCAAGCTCCTCTGGCTCCGTCCTCTTCAACTACTGGAGGTGCTAATGTTGCTCAAAGAGGTAACATATCTCAGGCTGTTCACACCAGATCAAATTATTCATCCTCATGGATAATTGATTCTGGAGCCTCTGATCATATGACTGGTAACCAGAGTCTATTTTCAGCATACTCACCTTGTGATAAGACAATTACAGTTAGTATAGCTGATGGTTCTAAGTCAGACGTTGTGGGTATTGGGACCGTGAATATCTCTCCTACATTACAACTTAAATCTGTATTTTTTGTTCCAAAATTGGACTGTAATTTACTGTCTGTTCATAAACTAAATACAGATTTAAAATGTCTCACTCAATTCACGGCAAACTCATGTGTTTTTCAGGACTTGGACTCGGGGAAGATGATTGGCAGTGCTGAACTTCAAGAAGGATTATATCTTCTCAAACTCCCTGATCCACCACCAGTTCCAACTTCAAACTTGGCATCTAGTTTTAGTTCAATTTCTGGTAATAATGATCAAGAAATTATGATGCTTCATTGTAGACTTGGTCACCCTAATTTTGTGTATCTCGCACGATTATTTCCATcattatttttgaataaaaatgcCAAGTTAATGCACTGTGATATTTGCCAACTCTCGAAGCATACACGTAATGTTTATCCCCCTAAACCATACAAGGCTACTCATCCTTTTTCTATGATCCATAGTGATATTTGGGGTCCATCTAGAGTACCTAATGTAACTAATACCAAATGGTTCTTACTCTTTGTGGATGATCACACTCGGTTAAGTTGGGTATTTTTAATGAAAGCCAAATCAGAAACTAGCAAAATATTTAAACAATTCCATGCCATGATTCAAAATCAATTCAATACCAATATCCAAATTGTTCACACTGATAATGGAAGCGAATATTTCAATTCTGTTCTTGGTGATTATTTTATCTCTCATGGTATTGTTCATACTAGTTCTTGTGTCAAAACTCCCCAGCAAAATGGAATTGCTGAACGGAAAAATAGACATCTCTTAGAAGTTGCTCGCTCTATTATGTTCACATCCAACGTTCCAAACCACTTCTGGGGGGAGGCTGTACTCACCGCAACTTACCTCATCAATAGAATGCCATCCAGGGTACTAAATTTCTCAACCCCGTGTCAAATATTACTCAAAACCTTTCCAAGCACGAGGTTGCTCCTCAATATATCACCCAAAATCTTTGGATGTTCAGCCTTTGTCCATTTATATGACCAAAGTAAACTTGCTCCAAAGTCCCTTAAATGCATTTTCTTAGGGTACGCTCCTTCCCAGAAAGGGTACAAATGTTACTCACCATCTCACAGAAAATTCTTTCACACTATGGATGTCACTTTCCTAGAACACAAACCTTTTTACCCCAACTCTTCCATTTAAGGGGAGAATATGAGCGAATATCAGAATTGGGAGTGGGAGTACACATACCAAGATCAATTAGATGTTCCTTCTGTGTCAATAACCACAAGTGTTTCTAATGCTCCTACTGCATCTGTGCCTACAACTCAAATTCAAGCTCCACCAGATAGCCAATTTCCACAAGTTCAGGGCTGCCAAGAATCAACCACAACTCCAATGTCCCCTGACCATGATCCAGGTACATCTGAACTTAGTAGCAGCTCTAATACTGACTCTATAAATGTTGATGAACTAGATTTGCCTATTGCATTGAGAAAAACAGCTCGTACTCACAATCCATATCAGATTGAAGACTATGTTTACTATGGGAAATTGTCATCTCAATACCGAGCTTATGTTTCTCAAGTGGATCAAGTTAACATACCTAATACAGTGTACGAAGCACTTGCCATTCCAGATTGGAAAAAGGCCACTTATGAAGAGATTAGAGCACTGGAGAAAAATAATACATGGGAGATAACCGTATTGCCTCCTGGAAAGCGTACGGTTGGGTGCAGATGGCTATTTACAGTGAAACACAATGCTGATGGTACAGTTGAAAGGCTAAAATCTCGACTTGTTGCAAGAGGTTACACTCAGACTTATGGGATTGATTATCAGGAGACTTTTGCTCCAGTTGCTAAACACAACACCATACGAGTCCTTTTATCTTTAGCAGCAAATTTGGACTGGCCACTTCACCAACTTGATGTGAAGAATGCATTCCTCAATGGTAACCTCACAGAAGAAGTATATGGATATCCCTCCTGGATTTGAAAATCAACGCACTCGTGGCAAGGTGTGTAAATTGAAGAAGTCTCTCTACGGTTTAAAGCAAAGTCCTCGTGCATGGTTCAATAGATTTTCACGAGTACTCAAACAATATGGTTATTCTCAAAGCCAGGCTGATCACACATTGTTCTCTAAGCATACGCACAGCGGAAAGATTACCATATTGAGTGTATATGTCGATGATATTATAATCACAGGAGACAACGAGGAGGAGATTAAGTGCTTGAAGCAGATTCTAGCTACTGAATTTGAAGTGAAAGATCTAGGAAATTTGAAGTATTTTCTAGGCATGGAAGTAGCTCGTTCCCAGACAGGTATTTGTGTATCTCAACGCAAGTATACTCTTGATCTTCTCAAAGAAACGGGCATGCTTGGATGTAAACCATCTGAAACACCTATGGAGTCGAATTTAAAGCTTGATGCTGGAGACTCTGAAACTGCAGTAGAGAGGGGGAGATATCAAAGGTTGGTTGGAAAGCTTATTTACCTAGCTAACACCAGACCAGACATTAGCTTTGCAGTGAGCCTTGTCAGTCGATTTATGAGCAATCCCAAGGAATCTCACATGGAAGCTGTTTTCAAAATTCTTAGATACCTAAAGGGTTCACCTGGCAAAGGTTTATTCTTCAGAAAGAACACCAGTCGAAAATTAGAAGTGTTTACAGATGCTGATTGGGCAGGTTCGAAAACTGACAGGAAGTCTACCTCAGGTTATTGCACTTTTGTTTGGGGTAATTTGGTTACATGGAGGAGCAAGAAGCAATCAGTCGTTGCTCGGAGTAGTGCAGAAGCTGAATATAGGGCTCTAGCTCACGGGATTTGCGAAGGAATTTGGCTAAAACGCCTACTCAAAAGTTTACAAATTCCATTTGAACACTCCGTCCATCTCCACTGTGACAATGAAGCAGCCCTGAGCATAGCCAACAATCCAGTTCACCATGATCGCACTAAGCACATTGAGCTTGATAGACATTTCATTAGTGAGAAGATTGAGAATCAAGATATTGCATTACACTACGTTCCATCACGTCTCCAAGTTGCAGACATTCTCACCAAGGCCTTACTCCGTCCTATGTTTGATAACTTGTGTGGCAAGCTAAACCTCATGAATGTTTATGGTTCAGCTTGAGGGGGAGTGTAGAAATATGTGACATATTCTAGTTCCCTTATCTTAGGAATTCCGATAGTATATTTAAGTTTTAAACTCTTGATAGTATCAAGGGTTGTTAGagttgttattttgtttccttGATTATAGTTTGTTAGTTTTTTCTTCTCTTGTATTTAAACTCTGATTGATGAATAATAAGAATAAGCCTCAAGGCATATTTTGTCTCAGATTTCTTTAGAAGGTGTTGTCCATTATCTAAATTTCATAGCTGATTTCCTTGCTTGAAGTGGACAGAACTTTCCTTGCAAAAGAAAACTCGATCGCACACTACTTGTTTCATGTCATTTGATTTCGTACATGTTTCATTCAGCCTGATTAATTTATTATGCTACGAAATCTTGAAAATGCACAgttaagatttgaaataaaAGTGATAATGAAATTTCTGAAATATCATAAGATAATATAAGACTATGATGTGGTTGACTATAAGATTGATCATTATATCATGAATAAAGAGAAAAATAACAATACTTTATATAAAAGTTTATGCTTGAATTATTATGCCTTGTTTCGAATTATGATTGTCTCATGTCTTGATTTATTTTGCAACATGTTATGTTACATGTCATCTTTGAACTCatattatatgtatatttcGATATTCTTGTGTACGATTAGCCCTCATATGCTGAATCTTTGCCAAAACACTCACCGCATTGGATGATTTAATGTCGCATGACCATTCATATCCagagttttgttttgttttaactTTTAATTTCCAGATATATTGATTTGATTGCAAATATGATGCCAACTACGTCAAAAATTTATTGTATCAGGCTAGGAATTTCTACAGTCACGTCACGTCGACACTTCCATAAAATAGGACAAAAAACGAAAAATCGAAGTTACTACATAAAAATCAAACTCTGAATTTATTTAGCACATCATAACCCAAAATAAGATAATTagttacaaaaaaataaattttccctTCATTAAGATCACTTTGCTACCAATTTAATCTATTTTTTGTTTATACTTGTAAATGATTGTGTTAAATTGTCAATGATAGTGTTATATAATCttaatatattttcttaaaCAAATTAGATATATCACACGAAATTGTAATTTCATAAAAAGTTTAAATAACCAATAAATTAAGCtggtaaaaaataaataataaaaactaaaaTGTATATATCGCAACAAATATTATGACGTTAAAAAGGACAAAAATGGTCGGGAGTGGAatgtaaataacataattaaactGTACATACTTGGTGGTGAACTAAATTAGGACGGCATCAACATTTAACATGAAATCCTCCCAGCCCATACATGGACAAAAAACTGAAGAAATAAGTGCTGAATCAACGTCAGTTGCTGGAAAATTAAGTAGAAATATGAAACCTCAAGATTTCCGACTAATACAATACCccctaattaataataatcagtaACATATCTTCCTAGAACATATCGGGATTTTCATCAAATGAGAAGTTGTTCAAAAAATCCTTCCCTTGATCATGCTCAAGCAGCAGCAAGTTTTCCAGCACAGACAGCGGGGCCATTTCATTGGGGTCGGGTTTTCTTTCTCCGTGAACGTAACTAGCCTCCGGAGAAGTAGATCTCGAGAACTCAGAAGTCGAAGATTCGAAGGACTCGAAACCAAACAGAGATTCAAATGATTCAGACAAATCGATTCCACTTTTGTTCTCGTTACTCGGAGTAGGATGAGTCCCTTCACTAAGATTGTTGGATGAATCTTGAATACTCGAACACTTGGATTCTTCGGATTTCGGCTTCTTTTTGTCCCAGTCTTTCAGCAATCTCGCGATGTTCTCGGTGCTAGATGCGTAAGAGAAAGCCTGGCTAGGTTTTGTGCTTGTAATCagatcattgttgagcatcaacTGTTCGGAGAACAGGCTCTTGTTTTCAAACGTTAATGCATCTTTGAGGGCTTGCTTTGCTGTGTTAATATCCGTCTGCAACCTTCTCTCCCACTGGCCTCTGGAAATGGAGTTTGAATTTGTGGAGAAAACATCTGTGCCAGACTCATTCGAGCCATTAGAACCGATTTGAAGCTTTTTTAGCTTCTTTTTCAGATGGGTGTTCCAGTAGTTTTTTATGTCATTGTCTGTTCTTTCTGGAAGATAGGAAGCTATGGCTGCCCATCTGCATTCATAAATTGCAAATCCCAGATTCAGAATTTTATCACTACGTACTTTCTACCAGTGCAGCGACCAGATTCATAAACAAACAAATTATTACTTGTTTCCAAGAAGAGCTTGAAGCTGAACAATCATCTTCTCTTCTTGATCCGTGAAACTTCCCCTCTTAATCCCAGGCCGAAGATAATTAGTCCATCGCAGCCTGCAACTCTTGCTGCATCTCGTTAGCCCTGCAAAATCGAACCCACGAAGAATCAAGAAAAACTCCAGTAAACTACAAAAAAACCCCACTTTTTTTAACTTGATTTTCCGTGGAAGAAAATCTGAACAAAAACTACAAAAACGGCACAGAATCAAATCAAAAACAGAAAACTTTGAACCTGTATGTGAGGGAACAGCCTTCCAATTCCCGGGGCCATGTTCTTGAACATAAGACACCAAAAGTATATCTTCGTCAGGAGTCCACGGCCCTTTCTTCATACCAATTTTATCGCAGCATGGTGGCCTGCCCATATCCCTTTATGGCCCTTTTCTTGTCTTGATTTGATTCGACTCGTAATGCTCAGAAAAAAATGTGGGTTTCTTTTTTATCTTCTTTCTAAAAATCCCCCTCTCTcttttcctttcttctctccTCCTCAAATTTCTTCTTCGAAACAGCTCACCAGACAATGGCCTAATGGACTAAGGTTGTTGTTTCATCTGCATATATAGGAAATTGAAACATTTTAaagttataatataattttttctttcttcttcccTAATTTCTTGACGCTGACCTTAAAAAAAGACAGAGAAGTAGTAAAGAGTCAAAAGTCGACAGCAAACGCATTTACTCAATGCAGCATCGGACTCTCTAAAGTCAGCTGTATATCATTTGCTCTTTCTCCTGTATTCTGATGTATTACCAAAACCGCGTCCTATTTAATGTTTGCTTAATTAATTTGCACCACCATCCGCAGATAATTGGGAATCCAAAACCCTAATTGATTAGGGCTAGCCTCTTTTTTGCATTAATATTATGGAATTATTTAGACTATATTatgtataatttttaataatgtGTGTGTGGACGTAAATAGCATTATGACAAAAAGCTAAAGATATAAATTACTCAAAATCATTCATTTTATCtaacaaataatataaaacTCTCACTTTAATATCAAACATATATAACTTCATGAAATGTATTGCTAATAACTAGAATATTTCACATAATACAAATTTATATATGTCTACTTGTATTTTcatacaaattaataaaattattggaaataaaaatttcataaataaaattttcatttttcactTATTTAACgagtattttaaaataatattgttgGAAGTAGCTAATGTATTTAAAGAGTATGGTAGATATCTTGGTAAAAAAATAgagaaaataatattaaatacaaATGTTTGATGATATATTTAGAACGAATAGAAAAGAAAATGCGCCCAGTATTTATATTTGGGGTGAGAAAATCATGTTTTTTGTCATGTAACTCTCATGTTTTCTATTTTTTCATGTCATCGGTCAATTTACATCATATTGTATCACAAAAAAATTGATGAAGTATCTGATGTTACTTTAGCACTCAGAATAAAATAGACTAAAATCGAAAGTTATTACTCGAAGATTGTAAATTGAATGATAAAATAATCGAAAAATGAAAGAGGTATAATTTAGATGAGCAAAAATGTAACTTCCACTAATTGGGATTGATGAggtaataaattatatatgtaGCCAAAGTAATTTTTACTCGTGGCCCAGGTATTCTGTCTATTTTACATGGCTTGCTATGGTAATAACAAATGACTCAGTTAAAATTAATTAGTCATTTACTGCATTTCCTTTCTATTTTCAAAGGGGAATTGTTTTCAAGAAATATTCTTTTCTTCCAAATATTGTAAACGTTGTGACTTGTGCAGATTCTTGAAGATGAGGTTGGATGAGACTGATTGTGATATActattaataattatattgaatattttaaCGTCATAAAATTTAGAAAACAAAGATATCAaaagaagatgaagattgaAGAAGATAAGAAAAAATAACTGGGCGTTACGTTCGATTGATTGTCGAAGACCCCAAATTTTCACATGAAATGGGAATAGCTAGCTTCTAGAGAGATCTTGGTTTAATtgaggaaaatatttacaaaatattatatttttttggagTAAGAGAGGAAATAAACAAATCGTGAGTATTAGTTCTCACGTCTCAATCATAtatattatgatttattcttcTCATATATCGAATGAAGGCAtggtttttctgaaaatataaaaaaatttaaaaaatcacagagattaaatagaaaaaaatggTAAAATTTGCAGTAATTTGGTctcttttaatttattttttttcctgtCGTAGTTCTATGATTGCTGACATATCTCGCATTATGTCACCACTCTCACCGAAAAACGAATCAGAAGTATGAAAGAAACCAAGTTAATATTAAAGTAGTAAAACCTAATTCTTTCCAATAATGAGAAAACAAAAATCGACATCATTCAACCTTACGGAACAAAAACTACTCTTTTCCCACAAATATTACATTTATctgctttaaaaaaaaaattatacttgaaattttaattcattTTGTTAAGGGTAGAAAGTGGCAGCTATCTCATGAGTTTGATCATGCTATTGAGTTTTCCTTCCCCATAAATGTAGCACGTGGTATAATAAATGAGAAATTATGGAGGTGGGGAacctccttaatttcttcgaGTAAGGAATTAATTAGAGCAGGGtaataattaagaaaatattaattatgGGATTATTGCAAACCCTAAAAAAGTTGGCCAGATATTCAATCTCAAAAAAGGTTACTTATTTAAGGGAGAGAAGCGGTGCAATAAATCATGGCCGCATGGGGTTGTTGTGATAAAGATAATTATACCATTATTACTTGCAATAATTAATTGCTGGATCTATACCCTTTCAATTTATAAGATCTACCCTTTAATACATACTGATATTCTTCATTTATTTTATAGACCAAGTCTTGAAGAAATACTCTCATATTTACATTTATTATATCAATTATAGTAATAATTCAAAATTACCACGTCCCACAAATTTCAATAACAGCTGTACTttttagaatatatatatatatatatatatatatatatgatgctGACTTGACGTAGACGTGATACTCATATGTTCATTATAAGTCATACCAGCACTTCTGATAAAAATCgactaaaattttcaaaaatcgaAAAATATATGACGATTAAATCTCAATTTTGATAATGTGGAGGATCGACATTATAAAGAGGCAAATATATAGAGCATAAATTACAATTTTCCGTAAATATAGAAGTCAGTGCATCCATTTTTCTGTTTTTAGGGATCATGAATATGTGTAAACCGATACAATTTTGTGGTTTCGTTGTGTCATGAATCGAAGGAGAAGGGTTGTGTTGGGCTAGGTGGGATAATATGTGTAAACTGAAACAATTTTGAGGCCTTGGATTTTGGAGTCTTATTGAGTTTAATCGG
This is a stretch of genomic DNA from Primulina eburnea isolate SZY01 chromosome 11, ASM2296580v1, whole genome shotgun sequence. It encodes these proteins:
- the LOC140806278 gene encoding myb-related protein 306-like gives rise to the protein MGRPPCCDKIGMKKGPWTPDEDILLVSYVQEHGPGNWKAVPSHTGLTRCSKSCRLRWTNYLRPGIKRGSFTDQEEKMIVQLQALLGNKWAAIASYLPERTDNDIKNYWNTHLKKKLKKLQIGSNGSNESGTDVFSTNSNSISRGQWERRLQTDINTAKQALKDALTFENKSLFSEQLMLNNDLITSTKPSQAFSYASSTENIARLLKDWDKKKPKSEESKCSSIQDSSNNLSEGTHPTPSNENKSGIDLSESFESLFGFESFESSTSEFSRSTSPEASYVHGERKPDPNEMAPLSVLENLLLLEHDQGKDFLNNFSFDENPDMF